AATAaccaaaaattaaaagttagttTAGCACAACCAAACTTTAAAATGTTAGTGAACAAAAATCTAAAATTGAACATGTGACCAAAAAACTATTTTTCCGTATATTTGGGGATATATGAGAAACTTTTTTCCGTCCAACAGAATCTGACACTCAATGAGATTTTAAAAAGTAATTTTGTTCATTCATTAACTTACAAAAATGACCTCAATTTGACTAAAAACATGCCTCCCTAAATTTGAATCATGCTTATATTTACGTACAAATGAAAGTTATGTTTTGACTAATCTATTTATCTCAATTCTTATCATATCGATCAGATCGTCTCATATTTCATTAAGATAAATCTTCTACTCGACccaatttttcattaaatatgaATCTAGTCGACTGTTCTAACAAGTATATATAGAtccataaaattattttacaaacATATTTACTAATTCGTTACAGGGTATTTAAGTTTTTAGAAGATGAAGCCACTCAATTAATATGGTCtacaaaattttgaatttttattgatgaGGCATGGGTCCCATTGGAACATGTCCCTTAGAACATGGAGAAAATTATGCAAATTTTCCATACTATAAATCACTCCTTTCTCCTTACTATCCTTACTTCTCGCACTCTTATCCAATAAAACTCCCAAATACcccatatatataatataataacacATAAATCTTTCTCAATTTTCATGTAGCCTGGAACCAACGAAAGAGAAAAAATCCATGCCGACAACGTCTTTTCTTGAGTTTGATCCTACAACTTGAGGCATCGTCCAAAATTCTCCACTCATTTCTCTCCAGAAACTAAATTTGGTTCATCCCCCTGAAGAAATGGACATTGAGTTGATTAAGTGCGAGTGCTGCGGATTGAAGGAAGACTGCACACAAGAATACATCGCAGAAGTGAAGGAAAAATTCGAAGGGAAATGGTTATGTGGCCTGTGCTCAGAAGCTGTGAGAGATGAAGTGAACAGAAGCAAGAAACAGTACTGCGGAATGGATGAAGCTGTAAAGGCGCACATGTCGTTCTGTCGAAAATATAAATCGAATCCGGCTTTCCGAGTTGCCGATGGCATGAGGCAGATGCTTAGAAGAAGGTCCGGAGATTTGTCGTCGTCATCCTCGTCGTCGCCGAAGAAAAGTTCGAGATCATCACACACATCGCAGGTCGGAGACGACTCCACATTTTCCTATGACTAGCTAGGGAAGGAAAATCAAAGGGTTGGGGAAAAAAACAAGATTCATGAATAATAAAGATCAAGATTTTTGTCTCTCTTAATACATCAAATCGTCCTGCCCAGAGCAAACTTTTCGTTGGATGAAAAGATTAGGGTATGTCAAGAGTTATTTTTATGGAGGGTTTCTCTTGGTTTTTGTTATTTTTCCATTTTTGGTTATTTAACGTAATCGATCAAATCCGCTTCCTCTcttgtttgagagaaaataaTGATTCTTGGGGAAATGAGATTTCAGATTCATTCTGATAACAATAGCAACAATTTTATGGTAACTCAAAATGCatgaaaaatttggttaagctCCTTTTGTAAAAATAGTTTGTATATCAAGAAAACAGGGAAACCAAGAAATGGGGAATAAGCCAATAGGACCAACTTGTCATTCAACCAAAAATTCCCCAGAATTTAAATAATCCATCTTCATTTTgtttctttaattaattatgaatcATTGGATGTCAGACTATTCCACACTTATAATTGTTTAATTTCCACACCAGAAGATGACTATCATTAACAAACTTCTTTAAACCAATAATTGGTCCACCAACTTAATTGGtcaaaaaaacatttttaaaatgttatcaAATTCAACTAATTCCACAACTTGAATTTAATGATTTCGTTAATATCTTTTAAATTTCCTAAGAAACCGACTTAAAGCGAGAAAATTATAATCCCGAGGGGAAAAAGTCAATGGCCAGGAAAACTCAAAAGACATGCAacaaatttaaaagtattttcaaataatttcagGTATTTATTAGTCAGACTGTTACATCATTTTTTTCGGCTAAAATTTTTGCGCAGTACGCAGCTGAGTAAATTAAAGCTTCTGGTAGCATACATGTGCTTGGTTTCACGAGGGTGCTGCATTATTTTGTATAGTGGTGGCATGGTGTGGCATCTCGACTCAGACATCTGACATCCAACAGTTTGACCTTGTGGCCCATATATGTTATTTACGACAGACTTTTCTGTGTAACATTGGGTGTAGGCCCGTGTAAAATATACGAGAAAAAATGATCAAATGGTAAAAAATGATTGGGAGAACTACATCAGACGTAACATATAGACTAACTCATTTAATTACCAGTTACCACAGACGATCCTCTCATATTTGTGTTCGAGCTCAGCTCACAAGGGGATTTATGggttataattaatttatttttaaaaaacttttttATTGATCTTTTGCGAGTTTACAACATGATGTTGAAGCTCGTAGCtagattaatataaaatatgtcTGTGTACATATAGATCGATATACGtagtaataaaaatattattttagaatCATTAAATACGaaaatatgttttttaaaatatatttgaaatgaaGGTATCATGCATATGGGAGCTAGGAGAAGAGAAGAAAGAACGCATACTTCATAACCATTTTTTTAGCCCCCTCTTAGAACTGGGCTTGAATTGATGAACTCACTCGACTCTTATCAGGTTAATTTGGGTCAGGAATGACGATATAATAGAGTATTTAACTTTAGTATGATTGTATCATAGGTACTAAATTGCCACGAGCTTTCGAGGTTGGGCTGAGTTTCTATTGAGATCGAGAGATCGGTTTAGAGGGGATGAATAAGCAAtttcaacaatttaaaaattaacttGGTTGGGTTAACAACCCAAAGTTGGAATTCTCCCCGGTTGGGTATGAATAAACTAGCATTTATGAACTGCGCAGAAATTGGTTCACTGAATCAGTTGAACACTGAAAATGACTAATAAAAAAGAACGGTTGAACTATCAAACTGATAGAAAACAGAAAAAATGACAGAATTGTTCCTGGGTGTTCAGAGATTTGAACAACATCTATGTCACACCTTCTTCCATTCAGAAATGATTCACTAGAAGGCTTCGGTGATTACAAGCAACTTGCAAAAACTCGATTCAGTAGGACTTGTCtcttgcctactgaaactcctAGCAGCACTATACAAACTTAAAACAAATGATCAGTGAGACTCTTACTGTGAATTACAGGTATTTTCTGATCAAAATACGAAGAACAAATTGATCTTCAATGCTCAGATATAAAACTATTAAGTGTGTGCTGAAGAATTGTTTGATCGGTTAGGCTCTCAAGAACTTTATAATTTAGAAAATTGTGTACTGATTGAAAGTCCATCCAACTTATCTATTtacactacaacaaaaacgctAAACTACAACGTCGTAAGCCATTTGAAAACTGTTGTAACTGagggtgttgttgaaagtgcgtTCAACGATAACGGttttaaaccgttgtcgtagctataATTTGCGACGATTTCTTTAACTTAGCGACAAATTATGTCTAAACCGTCCCTAGTTAGCGACGAGTTTGTGCTAatgagcgacggtttttcatgaATTTGTCGCCAAGTATCGACGGTTTTTTATAAAGCCGTCGCTCATTAGCGACAGTTTAGACATAATCAGTCGCTAAGTttttaggtaaaataaaaaatttactttaataattaaataaatctacaaaataaacCTACAATCTAACTATGTTAacaatattcatgatcttatctaacatttaaaaatttaccaaaaattgaATCGATAAAACTTACTCTTAATCGAAACTAAAGTCGTGTAagatagaaaaattttaagtgttgtggtTTGAGGAAATGGACCGAAAACGGGGATATTTATAGACTTATTTGCGACGGATTTTGGTAAaacgtcgctattagcgacagttaaACAAattgtcgctattagcgacagttaaACATAAACCGTCgatattagcgacagtttttaattaaaccatcgctaatttaaaaatagcgACGATTTAATTTAAACCattgctaaatttagcgacaggTTAAagcaaaatcgtcgctaaatgaTTAAATcagtcgctaatttaaaaattgcgacggttttaaaaCCATCACTAAAATTAGCGATATTTTtgctaaaaccgtcgctaaatatagcaagagttttaaaaaaccgttgttggTTGttcaaaaaacacgctaatcgacaacggttttctaaaaccgttgttgaTTGTAAAagaaacacgctaatagacaacagtTTATAGAAATCTTATCTTAGACCCTAAAAatcgctcaaagacaacggtttttagtcTTTGACCCGCAAAAAAcgccaaaagacaacggtttttaaaaaaacgttaaagacaacggttttcactaaaaccattgttaaaaagtaaaagacaacggttttagtgaaaaatcgttgtcgtaggtGTGTTGTTGATAGCcaattttcttgtagtgttgtAAACTTCGATTACAATGGTCAGCAACTTGAAATTGATAGTCATTGCCAAATCGAGAGGTCGTTGTGTCATGTTATCGTTCTTTCTGACAAATCGCACATTGTTGGAAGTGCACATAAATTTTACATATTTAATGTATTGGTGGTAAAGTTATTATAACATATTAACTAATCTATCACTTAGGCTCTGATCCTCATAGAATGTTTTGAAATTCTTCAGAGATTGTCTGCTAGAAAGCCTGACATATTCAGTTAGGTATATTCATCAGTTGTCCTTGAATCAGTGGTCCTTGAATCAGTTGTCTTCCATTAGCTACAGTTGATATCAGTTAATCTTTAAGATCATTTCGGTTATGGAAACATTAACTTATGAATAATCAATTTCTGAAGTTTTTttacataattaattattttaattaatcgactcaataattattctaattatgccaaattacaggataattaattacatgaCCTAACATATCTTCACCCCTTAAAACAAATATTGTTATCGAAATTTCTGTTTATACACATCTTACACACTATATGCATACAACAATCAAATACTAAGAATCAAACatatatgaataaaatattcTCCTTTGTCTCCCAAGTTGATTCTTCTATCCTATGGCTCGACAACTGAATTCGAACAAATGGTATAAATTTGTTACGTAGAATTTTATCTTTGCGATCTATAATGCAAACCGATACTCAACATATGATAGAGCGGGATAAAGTTCAACCTCATTAGGATGAATCACATGAGACGGATCAGGCTCATATTTGTGaaacatagacacatgaaacACATTGTATATGCTAGACAACAACTGTGACAAATCTAACCGATAAGCGCAAGACCCAATATGCTAAACAATCTCAAGTCCAGTCAATTGCTATTCACCAAAATCATCCTAACATAAAGGTGATCGATATATTCGGCCATACTGGAAGGGAATCGTTTACGGGTGCCCGGAATGCACAAtagaagttttaaaatatcatttacaaGAGCTAAGCCAAGCACCTCTCACTAGTGTGttgcaaatacaaaaacacaaaacatacatagggtgtttaagtgttttacctatcaatcttaaagaTTGATGATGACTCCAACTAAGAtgataaacaacttagctcttcaatggtagacaAGTCTACAAGCTTCACTTGAGCACTCTTTGctcaaaaatcaagcccaccatcAATAAGCTAGAATCACCTTatacttgcactagaaaatgtaaggtatttttctttgagaagttttctttaaaataatcGAAATGAAGAATcaaaaatttgaagaaaattgagaggaatttcggccaccatggAGAGGAGGAGGGAAgccttttcttggttgtgtaaaaaatGTTGTGTATTCCAAAGACATGCTAgcctttaatttaaaaaaatttgactcCCAACATTTCGCCTTCCTAGCATATTATTTAGGTTTGTagcatttacaaagcccatggactattattttaatatttcaaacacatttgagatcaattaaatcttatttgaatttattcaagctcgctacttaaataattattttcatttgggctctacaagacccaatgttatttaattaattcaacaattgaattaatttaattatttggaatccactaggtccactagtgtttaattaattcaacacttgaattaatttaattaagtccataacaatgtttatgaaaatcacaattttcaaatacaatatttatttggtcaaattttaatttaggaatacttccacaaattaaaagttatattccttttatagaagtcatacttctaattttctttgtgcttataaactcctttataagccgttccacgcattgaactaattttcttctcaacgggatctagaaagctagtacttgtgtggctttcaatggttcattgatacaactagaaGTGGGTTCACATCAAAATGTGATTcaagactaaacatgtccttatatgagcatacctcaattgcttcattcttatttaacaactccttgataataagaacgtcagaactcaagtttgatagtacctaaccaatcatgttaaacgcgtagcaacatcgcttacatgattccctaggtatcaaacggtagttcctgcaagaaccattccatcatgattagcgtacagtacggtcccttcaactcatatatcccgaccgattcgacaataattggtatatcgagagttgccaaagaatcgatactatgtgtcatgtcgtagttgtatcaatggtgtaatctaagaaacccctttcttaattaccaccaacactctgatcagagatctcaaactacatacacatgagatctcataggatattcatacccgaaggtaagcggtgaatccccgactacaatgcatcgactcttatatgtttcgacaaaacacccaaccttgccacctgatgaccccatatgagtcgataaacaagtcaaagtgtactgctagcatatagagtctcaatgttgtcccgggtcataaggactaatggtgtacaaccataaactaggaagtttttactcgataagtgagaacaacttggaaagtcctttatagagggttgttcagtgcactctacaatgAGCATGAAACGTGTGCCCTTtatattgctttaaaagtactagaaattttttttaaaacactcaattttcggccatatacataaacctcatcaaaatatttttataaaatattttgctctttaaaataaaacatcaacaaattagcattttaaaaatcaagtgaaatggtcataaaaatgaaatcgtcgcatgttttaccaaacataaaaagcaataaatttgaaaagtatagcccatactaaacctctcaaaaatctttcaaaagaataaataaatagtcttaaaatctttaacgtaaatcatgaatcataaatcgtaaatgcggaagaagtagaagggctggtcctcgggttatgtgcaccttcagtccagcaaagttaACCATCAAtacctccattatcataattatcataatcaactgcatcaatcacaccaaGTGAGTCTagagactcaacacgtcatattcttgataacgagtaatacgtataaaaccacaagcaacagtgaaaaatacttgtacttaaaatatcgttt
The Primulina tabacum isolate GXHZ01 chromosome 9, ASM2559414v2, whole genome shotgun sequence DNA segment above includes these coding regions:
- the LOC142556425 gene encoding uncharacterized protein LOC142556425, translated to MDIELIKCECCGLKEDCTQEYIAEVKEKFEGKWLCGLCSEAVRDEVNRSKKQYCGMDEAVKAHMSFCRKYKSNPAFRVADGMRQMLRRRSGDLSSSSSSSPKKSSRSSHTSQVGDDSTFSYD